One genomic region from Haloprofundus salinisoli encodes:
- a CDS encoding GtrA family protein: protein MVRALLRALVESPIAVRLRRFVIVGAVAAGVQLVLLWLFVEQGGVNYLVAAAIAIEITIVFQYVLNNAWTFQAFQNTGMNAFLSGLVKTNLVRGSAIPIQLGILYGLVTWGGVPYLLANGIAIVLSGIYRYVLDSRWTWAE, encoded by the coding sequence ATGGTCCGAGCGCTGCTGCGGGCCCTCGTCGAGAGCCCCATCGCCGTCCGCCTGCGCCGATTCGTCATCGTCGGCGCGGTGGCCGCGGGCGTTCAGCTGGTGTTGCTGTGGCTGTTCGTCGAACAGGGCGGGGTGAACTACCTGGTCGCGGCCGCCATCGCCATCGAGATAACCATCGTCTTCCAGTACGTGTTGAACAACGCGTGGACGTTTCAGGCGTTTCAGAACACCGGGATGAACGCGTTTCTCTCCGGACTGGTGAAGACGAACCTCGTCCGCGGGAGCGCGATTCCGATCCAACTCGGCATCCTCTACGGGTTGGTCACGTGGGGAGGCGTTCCGTATCTACTCGCCAACGGCATCGCAATCGTCCTCAGCGGCATCTACCGGTACGTGCTCGACTCGCGGTGGACGTGGGCGGAGTGA
- a CDS encoding YqjF family protein, whose translation MVLPLAMGWRHLLFENWRVDSDRLAALLPESLAVDEYDGSGWLSVIPFMNVNVRPKGVPRRLGLPLPELNIRTYVTYDGNPAVYFFSLDAQGILSVLGARLFHRLPYYYARISLEPDGDRVRFRSRRLHPGDRPAHYRATYWPTGEPFSSSDDPLAAFLTERYRFYTEASDGTVRYTDIDHDSWTLYPAAATVETDTLSRANGFARPDDEPIRYYSPGVDVVASPSARASDDGDV comes from the coding sequence ATGGTACTCCCGCTGGCGATGGGGTGGCGGCATCTTCTGTTCGAGAATTGGCGCGTCGACTCCGACCGCCTCGCCGCCCTCCTCCCCGAATCGCTCGCCGTCGACGAGTACGACGGCTCCGGGTGGCTCTCGGTGATACCGTTTATGAACGTGAACGTCAGACCGAAGGGGGTTCCTCGACGGCTGGGTCTTCCGCTGCCGGAGCTGAACATCCGGACGTACGTCACCTACGACGGCAACCCGGCAGTGTACTTCTTCAGTCTCGACGCGCAGGGGATTCTGAGCGTGCTCGGCGCGCGCCTGTTTCACCGACTCCCGTACTACTACGCGCGAATCTCGCTCGAACCGGACGGCGACCGGGTTCGGTTCCGGAGCCGTCGACTCCACCCCGGCGACAGACCCGCCCACTACCGGGCGACGTACTGGCCGACGGGCGAACCGTTCTCCTCGTCCGACGACCCGCTGGCGGCGTTTCTGACCGAGCGGTATCGGTTCTACACGGAAGCGTCGGACGGGACCGTTCGGTACACCGACATCGACCACGACTCGTGGACGCTGTATCCGGCGGCGGCGACGGTCGAAACGGACACGCTGTCTCGGGCCAACGGGTTCGCTCGCCCCGACGACGAACCGATTCGGTACTACAGTCCGGGGGTAGACGTCGTCGCCTCGCCGAGTGCGCGAGCATCCGACGACGGAGACGTCTGA
- a CDS encoding metallophosphoesterase family protein, which translates to MTGPTRETELAHLDRPKAPETTFAVVSDAHVTADAEGTWKVFHRTESRLEAVVDDVNRRDVDGLVFAGDLTKDGTSPEFDRVAEILSGLDAPYFAVPGNHDVPKTFDEHETPPLSTFVAAHCPDELPYRARLGGLDVVCLNSASDADGTLREGHAGRISDAQLDWMADAVDPETPTVAVFHHPTTHVGRLFERFPDTDHYQLQNADAVVEALDSANVELAISGHIHWPTAARVSGVSGESDSRPRNGPADSFDGVTQVTTPAACSFPQAYLLVRVTPEGTTVSLVPLGDDEARTEAYRYAAADSARDSAVAESTDDGYFDSFPLLDERAPKPTTSD; encoded by the coding sequence ATGACCGGCCCCACCCGCGAAACCGAACTCGCGCATCTCGACCGACCGAAAGCCCCCGAGACGACGTTCGCCGTCGTCTCCGACGCCCACGTCACCGCCGACGCCGAGGGGACGTGGAAAGTGTTTCACCGGACCGAGTCCCGACTCGAAGCGGTCGTCGACGACGTGAACCGCCGGGACGTCGACGGACTCGTCTTCGCGGGCGACCTGACGAAGGACGGGACGTCTCCGGAGTTCGACCGCGTCGCCGAGATTCTCTCGGGGCTCGACGCGCCGTACTTCGCCGTCCCGGGGAACCACGACGTCCCGAAGACGTTCGACGAGCACGAGACCCCGCCGCTGTCGACGTTCGTCGCCGCGCACTGCCCCGACGAGCTGCCCTACCGGGCCCGTCTGGGCGGCCTCGACGTCGTCTGTCTCAACAGCGCCTCCGACGCCGACGGAACGCTCCGGGAGGGCCACGCGGGTCGCATCTCCGACGCGCAACTCGACTGGATGGCCGACGCCGTCGACCCCGAGACGCCGACGGTCGCCGTCTTTCACCACCCGACGACGCACGTCGGCCGCCTCTTCGAGCGGTTCCCCGACACCGACCACTACCAACTCCAGAACGCCGACGCGGTGGTCGAGGCGCTCGATTCGGCCAACGTCGAGTTGGCGATCTCGGGGCACATCCACTGGCCGACGGCCGCCCGCGTCTCCGGTGTCTCCGGCGAGTCCGACAGTCGTCCGCGTAACGGTCCGGCCGACTCGTTCGACGGCGTGACGCAGGTGACGACGCCCGCGGCGTGTTCGTTCCCGCAGGCGTATCTGCTCGTCCGCGTGACGCCCGAGGGAACCACCGTCTCGTTGGTCCCGCTCGGCGACGACGAGGCCCGAACCGAGGCGTATCGCTACGCCGCCGCCGACAGTGCCCGCGATAGTGCCGTCGCCGAGAGCACCGACGACGGCTACTTCGACTCCTTCCCGCTGCTCGACGAGCGCGCGCCGAAACCCACTACCTCGGACTGA
- a CDS encoding DUF7269 family protein, whose product MRTLTAFAGLTATVFGFAVVVDRGLAGLFDLDYLIVTLVGALALVQGVRYGLSRRKTSFHATTTDDPELRHHVPVPGDEVDIEFADERSLGRAQKRERVRERLREAALETLVGYGGLTREKARERLDAGTWTDDPVAAAALRESPPRPSLVARVRAMLRTESPFERSARHVVDELAAIQEGRR is encoded by the coding sequence GTGAGAACCCTCACCGCGTTCGCGGGCCTCACCGCCACGGTCTTCGGCTTCGCCGTCGTCGTCGACCGCGGCCTCGCCGGACTGTTCGACCTCGACTACCTCATCGTGACGCTCGTCGGCGCGCTCGCGCTCGTCCAGGGCGTCCGGTACGGGCTCTCCCGACGAAAGACGTCGTTTCACGCCACAACCACCGACGACCCGGAACTTCGGCACCACGTGCCGGTACCCGGCGACGAGGTGGACATCGAGTTCGCCGACGAACGCTCGCTCGGGCGGGCACAGAAACGAGAGCGAGTCCGCGAACGACTCCGCGAGGCGGCGCTCGAAACGCTCGTCGGGTACGGCGGCCTGACGCGCGAGAAGGCGCGAGAACGCCTCGACGCCGGGACGTGGACCGACGACCCCGTCGCGGCCGCGGCGCTGCGGGAGTCGCCGCCTCGTCCGTCGCTCGTCGCTCGCGTTCGAGCGATGCTCCGGACCGAGTCACCCTTCGAGCGGAGCGCCCGCCACGTCGTCGACGAACTCGCGGCGATTCAGGAGGGGAGACGATGA
- a CDS encoding S8 family peptidase: protein MTQHNRRSFLKFTGTALGGLALGAGTAAGATGADERFLVDLREVSRAELSADVEIIHDLSEVDLLVARGDAAAVGGATATIPDLTVYQANGGVAAEADGPTASGESASHNHDGPATNTELQWDKRVQNVGDLTDSPGGGEFIHDTTKGAGSRVAVVDSGVYDAHPDLADVVNPELSANFTTDGLDFRPNGAGSHGTHVAGTIAATNSNDGPAGGVLGTAPETELLSLRVFSGVAGATGDTLAALVYAANQGCDAANISLGYPYPYVDPEQFPELLAIQEAYRRVAEYARSKEMVIVNSAGNDGLDMDAEGILSLPTEVEGIFGVSATGPIGYGWGDKHDDNEEKWLLGNRVEEETTDPAFYTNYGSAVDVSAAGGDADLDALNGGVEGAERDLVFSTVNLVAEDGSVVAGYGWKAGTSMAAPQVSGAVALVRSLRPDASAEEVEALIRETASSVDGDQTYHGAGHLDLKRLVKAAQ, encoded by the coding sequence GTGACTCAGCATAACAGGCGGTCGTTTCTGAAGTTCACCGGCACAGCACTCGGCGGCCTCGCACTCGGCGCGGGAACCGCAGCAGGCGCGACGGGAGCGGACGAGCGGTTCCTCGTCGACCTGCGGGAGGTCTCGCGCGCGGAGCTTTCGGCCGACGTCGAGATCATCCACGACCTCTCGGAGGTCGACCTGCTGGTCGCCCGCGGCGACGCCGCGGCCGTCGGCGGGGCGACGGCGACGATACCGGACCTCACGGTGTATCAGGCCAACGGCGGCGTCGCCGCGGAGGCCGACGGTCCCACCGCCAGCGGCGAGAGCGCGAGCCACAACCACGACGGACCCGCGACGAACACCGAACTCCAGTGGGACAAGCGGGTCCAGAACGTCGGCGACCTGACCGACAGCCCCGGCGGCGGCGAGTTCATCCACGACACGACGAAGGGCGCGGGTAGCCGCGTCGCCGTCGTCGACTCCGGCGTTTACGACGCGCACCCGGACCTCGCCGACGTCGTCAACCCCGAGCTATCGGCGAACTTCACGACCGACGGCCTGGACTTCCGCCCGAACGGGGCGGGCAGTCACGGCACCCACGTCGCCGGAACCATCGCGGCGACGAACAGCAACGACGGCCCCGCAGGCGGCGTCCTCGGCACCGCCCCGGAGACGGAACTGCTCTCGCTGCGCGTCTTCTCTGGCGTCGCTGGGGCGACGGGCGACACGCTCGCGGCGCTCGTCTACGCGGCCAATCAGGGCTGTGACGCCGCCAACATCAGTCTCGGCTACCCGTATCCGTACGTCGACCCCGAGCAGTTCCCCGAACTGCTCGCCATCCAGGAGGCGTACCGCCGCGTCGCCGAGTACGCCCGCTCGAAGGAGATGGTCATCGTCAACTCCGCCGGTAACGACGGCCTCGACATGGACGCCGAGGGCATCCTGAGCCTCCCGACCGAAGTCGAGGGCATCTTCGGCGTCTCCGCCACCGGGCCCATCGGCTACGGTTGGGGCGACAAACACGACGACAACGAGGAGAAGTGGCTCCTCGGCAACCGCGTCGAAGAGGAGACGACGGACCCGGCGTTCTACACGAACTACGGCAGCGCCGTCGACGTCTCCGCTGCCGGCGGCGACGCCGACCTGGACGCGCTGAACGGCGGCGTCGAGGGCGCGGAGCGGGACCTCGTCTTCTCGACTGTCAACCTCGTCGCAGAGGACGGCTCCGTCGTCGCCGGCTACGGGTGGAAAGCCGGGACGTCGATGGCCGCACCACAGGTTTCAGGGGCCGTCGCGCTCGTCCGCTCGCTTCGACCCGACGCCAGCGCCGAGGAGGTCGAAGCGCTCATCCGAGAGACCGCCAGCAGCGTCGACGGTGACCAGACGTACCACGGCGCGGGCCACCTCGACCTGAAGCGGCTGGTGAAGGCCGCGCAGTAG
- a CDS encoding sulfatase-like hydrolase/transferase: protein MTTHADISNVVLVTVDSLRADAVGPYDSDRHTPVLQDLADRGTVFENAFATGNWTPFSFPGLLASRPVFADTGRIGVSESPTLAGTLSEAGVETAGFNAANGFLTEHWGYDEGFEEFEPFVADVGSDRYSRYLAAHPTVEGWLQLAASPFRRLSSQLRGGGTDKPFLDTSRMLDAEQTATSFVENADEPFFLWIHYMDAHTPYVPAPRYIREVSSAMFGTHRMLLAHTRTGLGWEVGDRTLSDLRTLYQGAVRQVDASIGRLLDSLDAAGHRDETAVVVAGDHGEEFQEHGHLAHYPKLYDELIHVPLVVDVPGADARRIDGHVGLDAVPPTVCDLFGVDPPAEWAGESLVSSVVDGAHPDADPVVSVAVRGDDVTQQPIPRSLGDGDLLVSARTREWTYIENTETGAQELYHRPTDPDQETDRTVAPTPEDESVIARLRQPVREHAELLTETDEGVSDDASGADAVDDAVETRLSALGYR from the coding sequence ATGACGACACACGCCGACATCTCCAACGTGGTACTCGTGACGGTCGATTCGCTTCGCGCGGATGCGGTCGGCCCGTACGACTCCGACCGTCACACACCCGTACTGCAGGACTTGGCCGACCGAGGGACGGTGTTCGAGAACGCGTTTGCGACGGGGAACTGGACGCCGTTTTCGTTCCCCGGACTGCTCGCCTCCCGTCCCGTGTTCGCGGATACGGGCCGTATCGGCGTGAGCGAGTCGCCGACGCTCGCCGGGACGCTCTCGGAGGCGGGCGTCGAGACGGCCGGGTTCAACGCCGCCAACGGGTTTCTCACCGAACACTGGGGGTACGACGAGGGGTTCGAGGAGTTCGAACCGTTCGTCGCGGACGTCGGGTCGGACCGATACAGCCGATATCTCGCCGCCCACCCGACCGTCGAGGGGTGGCTGCAGCTGGCGGCTTCGCCGTTTCGCCGCCTCTCTTCGCAGCTGCGAGGCGGCGGCACCGACAAGCCGTTTCTGGACACCTCGCGCATGCTCGACGCCGAACAGACGGCGACGTCGTTCGTCGAGAACGCCGACGAACCGTTCTTTCTGTGGATTCACTACATGGACGCACACACGCCGTACGTCCCCGCGCCGCGCTACATCCGCGAAGTCTCCTCTGCGATGTTCGGCACCCACCGGATGCTCCTCGCGCACACCCGCACCGGCCTCGGCTGGGAGGTCGGCGACCGAACGCTCTCGGACCTCCGGACGCTGTATCAGGGGGCGGTCAGACAGGTCGACGCGAGCATCGGCCGCCTCCTCGACAGTCTCGACGCGGCGGGCCACCGCGACGAAACGGCCGTCGTCGTCGCCGGCGACCACGGCGAGGAGTTCCAGGAACACGGCCACCTCGCACACTATCCGAAGCTCTACGACGAACTCATCCACGTCCCGCTCGTGGTCGACGTTCCCGGCGCGGACGCTCGGCGCATCGACGGGCACGTCGGCCTCGACGCCGTCCCGCCGACGGTCTGCGACCTCTTCGGCGTCGACCCGCCGGCGGAGTGGGCCGGTGAGAGTCTCGTTTCGAGCGTCGTCGACGGTGCGCACCCCGACGCCGACCCCGTGGTCTCCGTCGCCGTCCGCGGCGACGATGTGACCCAGCAGCCGATTCCGCGGAGTCTCGGCGACGGCGACCTGCTCGTGAGCGCGCGGACGCGAGAGTGGACCTACATCGAGAACACCGAGACCGGCGCGCAGGAACTGTATCACCGACCGACCGACCCCGACCAGGAGACCGATCGCACGGTCGCCCCGACACCGGAGGACGAATCGGTCATCGCTCGGCTCCGTCAACCGGTGCGCGAACACGCCGAGCTGCTCACCGAAACGGACGAGGGCGTATCCGACGACGCGTCCGGGGCCGACGCCGTGGACGACGCCGTCGAAACCCGCCTCTCCGCGCTCGGATACCGATAA
- a CDS encoding MBL fold metallo-hydrolase, which yields MTGSVRYTDGIRIDLATGVTVAADSESVDGEINVLSHAHGDHLYRSAPGDVVCSELTAALVNARRDDEEPLTPTPHPSVELVDAGHVAGSTAALVDDGERTYCYTGDISTRDRFYLDGFRPPNADVLIIESTYGKPEYVFPPQKDIERELVDWLDDTHERPVLLFGYSLGRAQKLQLLAGRSDRSRLFVTKAVARINAVIEDHLDVSFGASRYRRDVELDAGDALVLPTQTSRLAFVDDIVEETGALKVGVSGWAVDRSFEFRGDYDETFALSDHCDFTELVDVVERTDPQQVYTNHGFADEFADYLAAELDYEARSLKRNQTALSDF from the coding sequence GTGACCGGCAGCGTCAGATACACCGACGGTATCCGCATCGACCTGGCGACCGGCGTGACGGTGGCGGCCGACAGCGAGTCCGTCGACGGCGAGATCAACGTGTTGAGCCACGCCCACGGCGACCACCTCTACCGCTCTGCACCCGGCGACGTGGTCTGCTCGGAGCTGACCGCCGCGCTGGTGAACGCCCGCCGCGACGACGAGGAGCCGCTGACGCCGACGCCACACCCGTCGGTCGAACTCGTCGACGCCGGCCACGTCGCCGGGTCGACGGCCGCCCTCGTCGACGACGGCGAGCGAACGTACTGCTACACGGGCGACATCTCGACGCGCGACCGGTTCTACCTCGACGGCTTCCGACCGCCGAACGCCGACGTGCTGATCATTGAGTCGACGTACGGCAAACCCGAGTACGTCTTTCCACCGCAGAAGGATATCGAGCGCGAACTGGTCGACTGGCTCGACGACACCCACGAGAGGCCCGTCCTCCTGTTCGGCTACTCGCTCGGGCGAGCGCAGAAACTCCAGCTGCTCGCCGGGCGCTCCGACCGGTCGCGGCTCTTCGTCACGAAGGCCGTCGCGCGCATCAACGCCGTCATCGAAGACCACCTCGACGTTTCGTTCGGGGCCTCGCGGTACAGACGCGACGTCGAACTCGATGCGGGCGACGCGCTCGTGCTCCCGACGCAGACGAGTCGACTCGCGTTCGTCGACGACATCGTCGAGGAGACGGGCGCGCTGAAAGTCGGCGTCTCCGGGTGGGCCGTCGACCGGAGTTTCGAGTTCCGTGGCGACTACGACGAGACGTTCGCGCTCTCGGACCACTGCGACTTCACGGAGCTCGTCGACGTCGTCGAACGGACCGATCCCCAGCAGGTGTACACGAACCACGGCTTCGCCGACGAGTTCGCCGACTACCTCGCCGCCGAACTCGACTACGAAGCCCGCTCGCTGAAGCGTAACCAGACCGCGCTCTCGGATTTCTGA
- a CDS encoding SHOCT domain-containing protein — protein MAKNRISRRPADPDDEDDESPLEQVVAGVVIALIFLVGFGLLALGNPWFWVAFPVGFAGLLPAAIGLARWYEHRRERDETERGHRSESEADDIDRALATLRERYARGELDEEAFEYHLERLLSTETTGDARSELRRRRESASATERELEETEN, from the coding sequence ATGGCCAAAAATCGGATCTCTCGGCGGCCGGCCGACCCCGACGACGAAGACGACGAGTCGCCACTCGAACAGGTCGTGGCGGGCGTCGTCATCGCGCTCATCTTTCTCGTCGGATTCGGCCTCCTCGCACTCGGGAATCCGTGGTTCTGGGTCGCGTTTCCGGTCGGGTTCGCGGGGCTGCTCCCGGCGGCTATCGGACTGGCCCGGTGGTACGAACACCGACGCGAACGCGACGAGACCGAGCGCGGACACCGCTCGGAGTCCGAGGCGGACGACATCGACCGGGCGCTGGCGACGCTCCGCGAGCGGTACGCCCGCGGCGAACTCGACGAGGAAGCGTTCGAGTACCACTTAGAGCGCCTGTTGAGCACCGAGACGACCGGCGACGCGCGCTCTGAACTCCGGCGTCGCCGCGAGTCCGCTTCGGCGACCGAACGCGAGCTCGAAGAGACGGAGAACTGA
- a CDS encoding ATP-dependent DNA ligase has translation MEYAALVDVYRCLETTASTNEKTAVLADCFAAASEGQLPLVATLVRGTVFPAWDSRELGVSSSLTREAIRKATGVDDDQIGEWWRERGDLGDAAALAVENRSQQTLFSESLTVELVHETLTELAGYTGEGSQSRRVDAVAKLLTSADPDEARYVVRTVVGAMRLGIGEGTVRDAVAAAFLDGSDEAVSAVERAHQLTNDFRVVAETARDEGIEGLRALDVELFRPLKVMLAQKAESVGDALAEVGGGANEEGEPSVTTETAVRCEYKYDGLRTQIHKRGDEVRLFTRRLEDVTEQFPELVSDVRNHVSADDCILESETVGYSPETNRPVPFQELSRRIKRENRIEELVESVPVVTHLFDALYVDGESLLDAPLRTRVERLGDCVDDGADVLEPATAIAVEDETEAREFYETALSNGHEGIMVKNLDAAYQPGSRVGYMLKVKPVMEPLDLVVVGAKWSEGRKSEFLGRLHLACRDEESGDLCDVGWLFSGLTDEQLAEMTHRLEPLVAERRGREVRVRPEVVVEAEYEEIQRSTESESGYALRFPRFARFRDDLSPDEVDPLSKVERLYDDQ, from the coding sequence ATGGAGTACGCCGCTCTCGTCGACGTCTACCGTTGCCTCGAAACGACCGCCTCCACCAACGAGAAGACGGCCGTGTTGGCCGACTGCTTCGCGGCCGCGAGCGAGGGGCAGCTACCGTTGGTCGCTACCTTGGTCCGCGGAACGGTGTTTCCGGCGTGGGATAGCCGCGAACTCGGCGTCTCCTCCAGTCTCACCCGCGAGGCGATACGGAAGGCGACGGGCGTCGACGACGACCAGATCGGGGAGTGGTGGCGCGAACGCGGTGACCTGGGCGACGCGGCGGCGCTCGCCGTCGAGAACCGAAGCCAGCAGACGCTGTTCTCGGAGTCGCTCACTGTCGAACTGGTCCACGAGACGCTCACCGAGTTAGCCGGGTACACCGGTGAGGGAAGCCAGTCGCGCCGCGTCGACGCCGTGGCGAAACTGCTGACGAGCGCCGACCCCGACGAAGCGCGGTACGTCGTCCGCACCGTCGTCGGTGCGATGCGCCTCGGTATCGGCGAGGGAACCGTCCGTGACGCCGTCGCGGCGGCGTTTCTCGACGGGAGCGACGAGGCCGTCTCGGCGGTCGAACGCGCCCACCAGTTGACCAACGACTTCCGCGTCGTCGCCGAGACGGCGCGCGACGAGGGAATCGAGGGACTCCGAGCGCTGGACGTGGAGCTGTTCCGTCCGCTGAAGGTGATGCTCGCACAGAAAGCCGAGAGCGTCGGAGACGCGCTCGCGGAGGTGGGGGGCGGAGCGAACGAAGAAGGAGAGCCGTCGGTGACGACCGAGACGGCGGTCCGCTGCGAGTACAAGTACGACGGCCTCCGAACGCAGATTCACAAGCGCGGCGACGAGGTGCGACTCTTCACCCGGCGACTCGAAGACGTGACCGAACAGTTTCCCGAACTCGTCTCGGACGTTCGGAACCACGTCTCGGCGGACGACTGCATCCTCGAAAGCGAGACGGTCGGGTACAGTCCCGAGACGAATCGTCCGGTACCGTTTCAGGAGCTCTCCCGGCGAATCAAGCGCGAGAACCGTATCGAGGAGTTAGTGGAGTCGGTGCCGGTCGTGACACACCTGTTCGACGCGCTCTACGTCGACGGCGAGTCGCTGCTGGACGCCCCCCTTCGGACGCGCGTCGAGAGACTCGGCGACTGCGTCGACGACGGAGCCGACGTCCTCGAACCGGCGACCGCGATCGCAGTCGAAGACGAGACCGAGGCCCGCGAGTTCTACGAAACCGCGCTCTCGAACGGACACGAGGGAATCATGGTGAAGAACCTCGACGCGGCGTACCAACCCGGGTCGCGGGTCGGCTACATGCTGAAAGTAAAACCGGTGATGGAGCCGCTGGACCTCGTCGTCGTCGGCGCGAAGTGGAGCGAGGGGCGAAAGAGCGAGTTTCTGGGGCGGCTGCATCTCGCGTGCCGCGACGAGGAGTCCGGGGATCTGTGCGACGTGGGCTGGCTGTTCTCGGGGCTCACCGACGAACAGCTCGCGGAGATGACGCACCGGCTCGAACCGCTCGTCGCCGAACGACGGGGCCGCGAGGTCCGCGTCCGGCCGGAAGTCGTCGTCGAAGCCGAGTACGAGGAGATACAGCGGTCGACGGAGTCCGAATCGGGGTACGCGCTCCGGTTCCCGCGCTTTGCGAGGTTTCGAGACGACCTCTCTCCCGACGAGGTCGACCCGCTCTCGAAGGTCGAACGGCTGTACGACGACCAGTGA
- a CDS encoding DUF4129 domain-containing protein — protein sequence MQRDTAFRIGLAALAVCALALAAATLDSAVVTDDGSSFGLGTSDSGSFGGGSDAPEEQPPFAGGEGGTAPLLSFCVPFLTQWWVAPAIVSAFVAMNVFARYKTGSYLLGLAFTVSFGSLVLILYVLLTSCVTPQSPFGFGSEENSTNSSLFPGSAGSSGLTGTGETVTSPTILLLAILGVVLVGAVLLLFVSTGDDDDVAESADADAEPIPDVAALGEAAGRAADRIEADANTDNEVYSAWVEMTGLLDVERPQTSTPEEFAAAAEDAGMAREDVRELTSLFEYVRYGDGAVTAEREERAVAALRRIESTYADGAADAEGSESR from the coding sequence GTGCAGAGAGACACCGCCTTTCGGATCGGTCTCGCCGCTCTCGCCGTCTGCGCACTCGCACTCGCCGCCGCGACCCTCGACTCCGCGGTCGTCACCGACGACGGCAGTAGTTTCGGCCTCGGCACCTCCGACAGCGGAAGCTTCGGCGGGGGCAGCGATGCTCCCGAGGAGCAACCGCCGTTCGCGGGCGGCGAAGGGGGAACGGCCCCGCTACTGAGTTTCTGTGTCCCGTTTCTGACGCAGTGGTGGGTCGCCCCCGCAATCGTGAGCGCGTTCGTCGCCATGAACGTGTTCGCCCGGTACAAGACCGGATCGTACCTCCTCGGTCTCGCGTTCACCGTCTCGTTCGGCAGCCTCGTTCTCATCCTCTACGTGTTGCTCACGTCCTGTGTGACCCCGCAGTCGCCGTTCGGATTCGGCAGCGAAGAGAACTCAACCAACAGTTCGCTGTTCCCGGGGTCGGCCGGGTCGTCCGGCCTCACCGGTACCGGCGAGACCGTCACGTCGCCGACGATACTCCTGCTCGCCATCCTCGGTGTCGTCCTCGTCGGCGCGGTGCTGTTGCTGTTCGTCTCTACCGGCGACGACGACGATGTTGCCGAGAGCGCCGACGCTGACGCCGAGCCGATACCCGACGTGGCCGCCCTCGGGGAAGCCGCCGGCCGCGCGGCCGACCGAATCGAAGCCGACGCGAACACCGACAACGAGGTGTACAGCGCGTGGGTCGAGATGACCGGTTTGCTCGACGTCGAGCGTCCGCAGACGAGCACTCCCGAGGAGTTCGCCGCCGCCGCCGAGGACGCGGGGATGGCCCGCGAAGACGTGCGCGAACTCACGAGCCTCTTCGAGTACGTCCGCTACGGCGACGGCGCGGTGACCGCCGAACGGGAGGAACGCGCCGTCGCGGCGCTCCGCCGCATCGAGTCGACTTACGCCGACGGGGCCGCAGACGCCGAAGGGAGTGAGAGTCGGTGA